A genomic segment from Malaclemys terrapin pileata isolate rMalTer1 chromosome 1, rMalTer1.hap1, whole genome shotgun sequence encodes:
- the CENPM gene encoding centromere protein M yields the protein MSLVRPFDKLPTLNSAAILLVGTDESQQQQLAEAILKEKKNFKINIHVATSLPLPAERDHIRPRIDLIAFMINMQSKHSLRNVEASLSHMDANFFLGKVCFLITGVGRMNHCSVEMNAVRKLGNLYCSPVLFCELDSEGIRVATAQRLLRMLQICAGHMPGVSALFFSSLMKSSIDE from the exons ATGTCGCTTGTGAGGCCCTTCGATAAACTCCCGACGCTCAACTCGGCCGCTATCTTG TTGGTGGGCACGGATGaaagtcagcagcagcagctagcaGAGGCAATtcttaaggagaaaaaaaacttcaagaTAAATAT CCACGTGGCGACCTCCCTCCCTTTACCTGCCGAGAGAGATCATATCCGGCCCCGGATTGATCTGATTGCCTTTATGATTAACATGCAAAGCAAACACAG TCTTAGGAATGTTGAAGCTTCACTATCACACATGGATGCCAACTTCTTCCTTGGGAAAGTGTGCTTCCTCATCACAGGTG TTGGTAGGATGAATCACTGCAGCGTAGAGATGAATGCTGTCCGGAAACTGGGAAACCTCTACTGCAGCCCTGTCCTATTCTGTGAGCTGGAT TCTGAAGGAATCAGAGTTGCCACAGCTCAGCGGCTGCTCCGGATGTTGCAGATCTGCGCTGGTCACATGCCGGGGGTTTCTGCCCTCTTCTTCAGTTCTTTGATGAAAAGCTCCATTGATGAATAA